AGGAACAAATGTAGAAATGGGGCCTTTTGAAATACCAAGCACAAACCTTACCTATGAATCACCCATAATTTCACAACCCGATTGTTCCATTCCTACTGGTAGCATAACTTTTCAGGCGTCATCAAGTTACGGTACATTAAGCTATAGTATTGATGAAGGTTCGACCTATCATTCAAGCCCTATTTTTGAAAATTTGCCAGAAGACGACTATTCTTTAAAAATAAAATTGACAACTTCGGCTTGTGAGGAGGTCATTTCTTTACCTTATGTTACCATTGCTACACCTATGGTAACAGTCTCGTCTGCCACTCTTTCTCAGCCTAACTGTGTAAATCTATTGCCTTCCGTTTATATTAATGCAATTACAACTTGGGGCGAACTAGAATATAGTTTAGATGATGGACTTAGCTACCAAGATAACCCACAATTTACTGATGTAGAACCTGGTGTGTACCCCATCAAGGCAAAGTTGAAAGGGAGCCAATGTCCGGTATCGGCAAATGACGTGATTGTAAAAACATTGATAATCTATGTAGATAAGACCGCTACTACTGGAGCTAATAATGGTTCTACTTGGCAAGATGCCTATTTAGACCTTCAACAGGCAATAGACAATTACTCATGTTTTGGTACTGAAATCTGGGTAGCAAAGGGTACTTACTTTCCTACATCTGCTCCTGATGGTATCTCTGTAAATACACGAGATAGAGCATTTCATGTCGCCAATGGCATAAAAATCTATGGGGGATTTTTGGGTAGTGAAGACCTACTTACAGAAAGAAACCCCAGCCTAAATGAGACTATTTTAAGCGGGGATATAGCTAATGATGATATAATAACCGGGATAGGAGGCACACTTGCAATAAGTGGCAATACTGAAAATACATATCACGTATTGGCCGCAGCCAACCTTACTATTGGCTCTATCATTGACGGTTTTACAATTTCGGGTGGCTATGCTGATGGATCTAATAGTATGAATTTCGCCGGAACTTACCTCACAGGAAATACTGGAGGTGGATTTATACTTGCCAATTCAAATCTAATATTATCTAATTTACTATTAAAAAATAACGCCTCAACTTATGGCGGGGGGGGGATAATTAAAAACAATTCAAACGCGATCATTTTAAATTCCATCATAGAAAAAAACAACGCTTCTATAATGGGCGGAGGAATTTATCTTGATGGTTCAGACTTAACCCTTACAAATACAAAAACTGTTGGCAATTTAGCTAAATACGGAGGGGTAATAGTCTCTGTTTCAAGTAGTAATATAAACTTACTGAATTCTATCTTTATTCATAATTTCGCAAACAATAGTGGAGGTGTTGTTCAAAGTAATAGCATTAGCGGTACTATAACAAATTGCACTTTTGCAAAGAACACCGCTACTAACTATGGAAATTCTTTTAGCATCAGTGCTTCAAATCTTACATTTAGTAACAACATTTTGTGGGATGATGGAAACAATGAAATTTCGAAGTCTTCCGGTACTTTGACTTTTAATAATAATATTATCAAAGGAAGCGGTGGCAGTAATAATTGGAATAATAATTACGGGATAGACAATGGAAATAATATAGATTCAAATCCTGCTTTTGTTAATCCAGAAATTAATGATTTCAGTTTGCTTGATTGCTCCCCTGCTTTAGATGCAGGTAACAATGCAGATTGGTTGACAGGTGGTTTACTTTTTGACTTTGATGGTAATTTACGTCCACAGAATTCAATAGTTGACATGGGTGCTTTGGAAGGGAGTACCATTGCTACAAGAATTTATGTTAATAAAAATGCAGTCGGACTTAATAATGGTAAAACATGGGCTGATGCATTTACTAATTTACAAGTTGCCATTGACGAAAATTTATGCGGGGTTGAAGTTTGGGTAGCAGCTGAAACCTACCTTCCTTTATCTTCACCAGATGAGACCATCACCAATTCCAGAAACAATGCCTTTCATATCAATAATGACATGAAGATTTATGGTGGTTTTTCGGGAGTAGAAACACTTCTTAGTGAACGCGACCCAATGGTTAATCTAACGGTTTTGAGCGGTGATTTAAATAATGACGATGTAATTACAGGAACTGGAAGCTCGCTCCTCATCTCGAATAATTCTGAAAACACCAATCATGTCATTGTTACTACCAATTTAACTTCGGTATCTGTTATAGATGGTTTCACTATCCGAGGAGGAAACGCCATTGGAAACTCTTCAAAACGTTTTGATCGAATTTATATTGACGAAAACAAAGGAGGAGGACTATATAACAGTAATTCAAGTCCCAGTATTTTTAATACCATTTTTGAAGGGAATTCGGCAAATTATGGAGGTGGGGTATACAATTATCAATCGTCGCCAACTTTTAATAAATCTACCTTTATTAAAAATAAAGTGCTTTATGCCGGTGGCGGGCTGTATAATATATCTTCTTCAGTCAAATTTGATTCGTGTATATTCAGTGAAAACGCTGCTTCACAAAACGGAGGAGCTGTTTATAATGCGAACTCAACAGGAATAGTTTTCGAAAATTCAAAAATCCTGAACAACTATGCTGCTAGTGGAGGTGGAATATTGAACACCAGTGTAAGCCTTGAGATCACAAATTCTATTATTGTAAAAAATTCTGCAGACTACGGAGGAGGAATTTCAAATTCTCAATCTTCAATAGTATGTACCAACTCTATTGTGAGTGGAAATTGGGTGACAATAAGAGGAGGAGGAATTTCAAATTCTGAAAACTCTAACACTTCTTTCATAAATTGCATTATTTGGGCAAACTACACCAGAAGTACGACTTACAGTGCTGAAAATGAATTTAGTAATTACTTAAGCACACCAACATTTAAAAATAGTATTGTAAAACAAAGTGGCGGTAGCACTGACTGGAATACATATTACGGTACTGATTTAGGAGGGAACCTAGACCAAAATCCAGTTTTCTACGATTCAAAAAGTGGTGATTTCAGAATAATGGCAAATTCGCCTGCAATAGACGCAGGTGATAATACTGGTTGGTTAGCAACGGGATTAGCGACAGATTTTGCCGGAAATGTAAGACCTCAAAATGCCACAGTTGACATAGGTGCCTACGAGGGAGGCGAAGTATGTAATTCTAACACAATTTTTGTAAACAAAGCAGCATCAGGTGCTAACAATGGAAGCAGTTGGCTAAATGCATACACTGACATCCAGACAGCCATCAATGCCAACATATGTGGAACCGCAGAAATTTGGGTAGCCGCTGGCGATTATTATCCACTCTCTGCTCCTGATGGCTCCACTTTAGATCCGAGAGATAAAGCCTATTACCTAGACCTAGACATGAAAATTTATGGAGGATTTGCAGGTAACGAAACCAATTTGTCTGAGAGAAACCTCGATTTAAACCGAACTTTGCTAAGCGGTGACGTAAATCAAGACGATTTAATATCTGGTAGAGGTTCTTCGCTCTTGATCAGTTTAAATTCCGAAAATCTGTACCATGTTTTAATAACCAATTCATTGACCAATAATGCTGAAATAAATGGATTTGAAATTTCCGGCGGTAATGCTGATAACACTAGCGAATTTCTTTATTACAGCTCGGGCGTTTTTAACAAAAACATAGGAGCTGGGATTTTAAATCAAAACTCTTCGCCTACTTTGGTAAATCTAAAAATAAAAGCAAACGCTGCAGAATATGGCGGAGGAGTAGCGAATGCTGAAAACTCTATTCCAAAAATCATAAATAGCCTTTTTGTTAATAACAAAGCCAACTCAGGCGGTGGATTGTATAACCTGTATTCTTCCCCAATAATTATTAATTCTACTTTTAGCGACAACTTTGCCATTAATGGAGATGGCGGTGCAATGTACTCCTTCAGTGGCACTTCCTCAAAACAATTATCTCCTCAAATAATGAACAGCATAATTTGGGGCAACGGTGACTTTGAATCCATATATACAGAAGTATCTTCAAGCCCATATGTAACTTCTACGTATTCAAATACTATTTATAGAGGAAGTAAAGGTAGTGCAAATTGGATTAGTAACTTAGGTATAGATGGCGGCTCAAACCTCGATGCTGATCCTCTTTTTACTAACCCTTCAAATGATGATTATTCTTTAATTAATTGTTCGCCTGCGATAGATGCTGGAGGTGCTAGCATTTGGACATCCACTGCACTTGCTACAGATATAAATAGTAATCCTCGCCCATTCAATTCCCAAGTTGATATAGGTGCGTTTGAAAATCAGGGCTTATCGGTTCCGTTTTCTTACACGGCCCCTACTATTACACAGCCCATTTGTAGTTTTGAATACGGCAAGATAGAAATTAATGCTACATCGACGGCTGGAGTTTTGGAGTATAGCATCGATAATGGGTCATATTATAGAGCAGATAACACTTTTGAGTATCTATCGGCAGGTAATTATAATATTAAAGTCAGAATAAAAGGTTCTATGTGTGAAGAAAGCTACGCGGGAAATCCTGTAGTTATTAATAGTATAAGTATTCCTTCATTTGAAGTCCCAGATGTGACCCAACCCTGTAACTCAAGCACTGGAAGTATAATAGTGAATGTAGAAACGGTTAATAGTAACTTAAGATATAGCATAGACGATGGCGTAACCTATCAAACCTCAAATACCTTTAATGGCATATTGGCCGGCGATTATCTTCTAAAAGTTATAGACCAAAGTTCTGGCTGTGAGTCTACTTACGATAATAATCCAGTGAAAATAATTAGCTCACCATTTTCAGCTGCTGATATAATTTATGTTAAAATCAATGCCACAGGAAACAATGACGGTACCGATTGGACAAACGGATATACTAATTTACAAGACGCATTAGACATCAATGTATGCGGTGCAGCTGTCTGGCTTACTAAAGGAACCTATTTGCCAACAAAAGATTTTCATGGAAGTTCTACACCTATAAATAATCAAAACAAAGTTTTTCAGTTAACACAAAACATGAAAATTTATGGAGGGTTTTTAGGGTCAGAAACACTATTATCAGAAAGAGATTGGACGGCAAATAAAACGATACTAAGTGGAGATCTAAACGGAGATGATGTTTATGTGGATTATGATTTTGAAAATTTAGAGGATAATGCATTTCATGTACTTTTTACTTCTAACCTCAATAATACATCAGAAATAAACGGAATTGAAATTAGCGGTGGAGCTGCTTTTGGCCCTGATTATTATGGCCCATTAGATTTTCCACAAGAAATAGGGGGAGGTATTATAAATCTTAACTCATCACCCAACATAACAAATACCATTATCAACAATAATTTTGGATTCTATGGTGGCGGAATAGTCAATATAGATAATTCATCAGCAAAGATTACAAATTCTATAATTGCTAACAATGTTGCACTTTTGGGTGGAGGTATGCTAAATTCATATTCTTCTCCAGAAATTGTTAATACTACTTTTGCTAAAAACTGGGCTTTTTCAGATGGAGGTGCTGTAGCAAATGTAGATGGTTCTACCTCAACGTTTATCAATTGTATTTTTTGGAATAATATCCAAGATAATTCGATAAATGAGATTGGTTCAGATATCCTCGAAGGAGGTACTACCTCTAATGTAATAAACTGCATAACACAAGAAAAAAGTCTTTATAGCTTAGGAACAGGCATTCTGAATAACTATAACCCACTATTTGTGGATGAAGAAAATAACGATTTTAGATTAGCCTCAGATTCACCCGCTTTAGATGCGGGCAACAATACCTTATGGAATAATACAGGTTTGACAACAGACATTGTAGGCAATGCTCGACCTTTAAACGGAATCGTAGACATTGGAGCATACGAGGGCGGAATAATTTTACCATGTGTCACAATCGTAACACTTAAAAGTCCAATAGATAATTATGGTAATGGTATATATACCAAGTCTGCAAGTGTCACGAATGGGAACATTAATGCAAGCAATAAAATAACGGGCCAAGCGAAAATAACATATAAAGCTAACGTAGTCTTACTTAAACCCGGATTTGAGGCCACATCTGGGACTGTATTTAAAACTGAAACCGGAGGTTGTAATTAAAACTACATTTTAAATAGAATAAGTAGCAGAGAATATTTCTTTGCTACTTATTTTCATCACAACTCCAGCCCGTTTCACCCCAACTCCACGGCGGTTCAGCCCATTTTTTTTGCAACCGACCAAGCTTGGACTAAGTTTATGTCACCAAGCTTTATAGCCATGAACTCTCCTAAAATATTAAAAGAGATTGCTAATGAGACTTCCATACTTTTCATAAAAGCAGAGCAGAATTATTCCGTTTTCCATCTGGAAAACGGGAACCAGCTTACTTCAGCCTACACACTTAAGCACTACGAAAAACACTTACACAACAATAATTTCATTCGTTTGAGCCGGTCGTTTCTGGTTAAAAGGAGTTTTGTAAAAGAAATAGATAAACAAACAAACTCTTCTTACGCAGTTTTAAAAAATGGCAGTAAAATTCTGATATCAAGAAGAAGGTTACAGAATGTGATTAAAACAGGCTTTTGAATCAAGACTAACCTTTAATGAAACCTATAACTACTATTTCAAAATGCTTACAAGAACTCTTAAACGAATTCCGCCTATAAGGACTACTTTAAAAAATATCTTATTGGCAATCTGTATGATTTGGCTCTCTTTAATCCAGGTCAATGCTACAGATTTTATAGCTCGTCCACCTCTTTTCCCTGGAACTGATGGAGTTCCTGTAATGGTTGGAGAGTTTGAATGGTCTAATTCCTTTTGCTGGTTACCATACTCACCTGGGAACACCATTGAAGAAGGCGATAGGGTTCTTCTTAATGAGACAGGTTTTAAAATCACCAACTCTGTATTAATTAAAGGAAGGCTGGTCATACAATCGCCCGTAATTGTGGAAGGTGTAACTATTAATTCTCCCCTATTAATTGTGGAGGAAAGAGGCTCTCTAAGCATTGGTGCCACAGGAGTACTTAATAACCAATCAAGGCTTATTCTCAGAGGATTGATGACAAACTACGGAGACGTTTTTAACTCTAAAACTTTCACCATTGCAGCTACAGGGCTTTTTGATAATTACAAAGACCTATACAATGATGTCAACGACTTTAGTGTAGCAGGTACACTTAATAATAATGAAGGCGGCCTTATTCAAAATCAATATAGTGGAAACATTCAAGGCACGGGGACGGTCACTTTAAGAGCTACTTCTAACTTCAACTATTTTTCAAACCAAAGCCAAATTCCCGCAAATAACTTTAACTGGTTGGGTGGTACCATTTCTGTTTATGAAGGCAGAACCTTAGGAATAAGTAGTGCCCTATCTGTACCCGCCGGAGGTCTCTTAAATTTAGATGGCGGAACCTTAAACATCAACTCAGGCGGTAAACTTACCGTAGAAAACACCGCATTAATTGTCACAGAAGGTTTTTCGGCCACACATGGCAAGGTGAATATTAATGCCTACGGGAATCTTATTTTCAATGGGACTTTCCTTTACGACCCAGCTGATTATAATTGGCAAAGTGACGCCATAATTACGATAACTAATGTAGTAAAGGTGCCAGGGATAAATGTGCCTCTTGGGGCTATTTTAGAGGTTGCACCAACGGGAGTTCTCCACTTAACCGCAGGAAGAAAGCTCATCTTAAACTATGCCAATGGCTTAGACAATAAAGGCAGAATCAACCTAAGCAGCACAGGTAGCCTTACATTTAACGGCCCTGCCCACAGCTTACCTAATGGAGTTTTCGATTGGTCTTCTGAAGGTATCGTTATCGTTTCTCCCAGTGCTGTTCTATATCTAGGTGCCAATGACACGATTCCTACCAATGCCAGTATGACTAACTATGGTAAAATAGAACTGGGAACCACTGATTTGGTGGTAAAAGGAAAGCTGCTCAACTTTGAATTAAGCAGCCCAAGTGTTTCCACAGGAAGCATTTATAATACTTCTATCAGAGTAGCCGATGGGGGAAATGCAGAGTTCAATTCTTACACCACGCCTGGCCTAGTACCATTTATTGAAAACCTTAAAATAGAATCTGGAGGCACCGTAGAAACCGAAGCAAGAAGTAACTATATTTTGCAAAGTAAGCTTGAAATACCTAATGGAGCTAGTTTTATAAACAACGGAATATTGACCATTCCTGTGACGGACACTCTGTCTGTTGCTGCAGGAGGAGCTTTTGAAAACGAGGGAACTACCAATAATGATGGCGTGGTAGAAAACAATGGAGACTTAACCAATAGGCTAGCTTTCTGGAACAATAAAACCTTTAACAACACTGGTATTCTTTATGATTTTGGCGGTTTCGTTAATGTAGGCACTCTTAATAACCCAGGCAGAATTGGAATGTTTGGGACATTTGAAGACCGAGGTGTATTTAATAACACGAATGAAATAAACGTCTTTGACACCTTTCTTTTGGGAACTTCAGATGTTTTTGAAAACGGAGATGTCAATATTCCGCCAGGTTCAAAAATCTGGGTTATGAAGCCTTTCACTTTAAACAAAAGTCTTGATTTTCCTCAAAATGCCGAACTTAGAATTATTAGTAAATTAACAATCCCTAATGGTGTATCCTTAAGGAATTATGGAAATCTAAATTTTGGAAGCAGCGGCACCGGCATTTGTGAAATAAAAAGCGGCGGAAATCTAGTGGCTTTGAGCAGTACTACAGCTTTACCAGATTCCGCCTATTTAGAATCAGGGAGCTATGTCACCATCAATGAGCCAGCATTTGTATCTAGAGCTGCACCCTGGGTAATTCCTAATGGCGTTACGCTCACCATTAATGGCTATTTAAGTGCTAGCAACCTTACCAATCACGGCATAGTAAATATAGTAGGTAAACTATCTTCTTCTAATCTCACCAATGAGGTAGACGGACTGGTAACCTTATATGGAGAAAGCGAATTAACCTCTTCTCTAAAGGTAATTAACAAAGGGAAACTTGACGTTTACGGAACGCTAAGCAGTAATGTTTTAGACAATTATGGTAAAATACGCGGAAGCGGAACGCTATCGGGTATTTTTCAAAACTATGCAAACAGTGAAATTGCTCCTGGACCTAGCTTAGGGAGTCGTCTTAATTTCACTACCAAAAAATACAGTTCAGGAAACGACTACCCTTTTGAAATGGGTTTAGCAACCTATAACTGTGAAATAGGAGCTTTTGCCGACCATATAGTGACCACGGGAAATGCAAAAATTGAAAATGCAAAATTGAATCTCTCATTTCCTGAAATTCCAGCTGCTGGGCAGTATTTAATAATGGGATATAATGGCCATACAGGGGAGTTTGCAAACGTAACTATACCTTATTCTTTTTGTGTAGACGTGGTTTTACAATATGAGGATAACGCCTTATATGCGATGGTGAGTACTAAGAAAGACACCGCCTATGTCAATAAATCAGCTACCCCTGGAAGTGCATCTGGGCGAGATTGGGAAAATGCTTTTCTTGATTTACAACCTGCACTAGAAATAGGATGCCCTGTAAATGTATGGGTGGCAGAAGGAACATACACTCCAAGCAAAAGCCCTTATGGCGAGGAAAACCCAACAGACCCAAGGGACAAAACCTTCTACCTACATGATGGACTAAAAATTTTCGGAGGGTTTATAGGCAACGAGACCGACATTTTTTCAAGAGACTGGAATCTCCATCCTACTATTTTAAGTGGTGATTTTGACAATGATGATAATGTAACCGGCGAGCTATACAACTTAAGAATGAACAATAATGAAGAGAATGCCTATCATGTAGTACTCTCTGTCAATGATGATTTTTTCACCACCTTAGATGGCGTAAAAGTTAAAGGAGGAAATGCCAACGGAAGCGGAAGAATCATAGTAGAGGGGCAAGACATACACCAATCAAATGGTGGAGGTTTAGTCACGGCCTCTTCTAGTGTAGTAAGCAGAAACACCACCTATGAGAACAATGCTGCTTCAAATAGTGGTGGAGGAGTCTATTTATATGCTGGAGTACCTACGCTAGATGGCGTTAATATGATTAAAAACTACTCAGGCGTTCAAGGCGGTGGCTTAACTATTGAAATCAGCTACGCTACTGTTTATAATTGTGTTTTTTACGGAAACAGGTCACTTACTTATGGCGGTGGTATTTATACCAATTTTACTCCTACAACCCTTTATAATACGCTTTTCATAGAAAACGCTTCTACCAAAGGCGGGGCTATTTATAACTATCAAGGAGACCCAAATTATGTTAACTCTACCATTACTAAAAACTATGCTGCCATAAACGGAGCTATTATCCATAGCAATGGCGGTAGGTTCTCTAACTCTATTTGTTACGATAATCAGGGTTTTGGTATCTACCAGATGTTGGGTTCTATGAAGGTAGATTATTCAAATATTGAGGGAGGGAGAGCCGGAATAGCCAATGTTGACGTAGCTCCTTATTTCAAAACTGATGATTATGATGGCCCTGATAATGTTTTTGGTACGGCAGATGATGGCTTACAGCTGAAATACTGCTCTCCATTAATAGATATAGGAACTAATGAATTTACCACCAGCCTTGATTTATCAAATGCGGAACGTGTGGTGGCAGACAAATCTGACATTGGAGCCTATGAAAATCAGGATAAAAAAACGTTGATTGTTGACCAACTTGTACCAAACAGCAGCTCCAAACTGGCAAGATATATAGAAGGTGAAAGTTTCATAAATGCACCCTCAACGGTAGAATACAAAGCGGTACATGCTGTTCTTCTAAGCCCGGGTTTTGAAACGCAAAGCAACGTCGTTTTCCAGGCTAAAATTGGCTCTGAATGTGAAAATTAAAAGCTGTTAAACTTAGATAAAAACTTTCTTTAAATGCGATTTTAAGTCAAGCTTACAATCGGATTTTTTCTTACTTCAACCGTTCCTTCAAAAGCGTCACCAATCTTTCATTATCCACTTTTAGCATAACATTCACAGCTGGTCTTCCACGCCATGGCTCTGAGGCGGGTCTTGCTAAAACGTCTTCATCACCTATAAATGGCCAGGTTTTGCCTAAACTAAGACCATCTTGTGTTTCTACTCTTATTAAATACTCCTCTCCAGAAAAAATAGAGGCATCTATCATATAAGCAATCACAGAAGGGTCGTGAAGAAAAGAGCCGTCAATTTTATTATTCGTAGTGTTAAACTGCTCATAAAAAACATAAGCATCACAGACCATCTTATTCAGCTCCGAATCAGAACCTGCTCGTACCT
This sequence is a window from Arcticibacterium luteifluviistationis. Protein-coding genes within it:
- a CDS encoding right-handed parallel beta-helix repeat-containing protein, translated to MKLILPSIGMRVNRVFIFLFFISIHFSSFANIHYVSPTGTGNGSSWAASGSLQAIINASSNGDTIWVQAGTYHPTESPDGSTADPRDKAFHLVHELKIFGGFAGNETMLSERNWTTNVTILSGDMSDNDVITGTGSSLTITNNSENTYHVFVTAYLSSSTVIDGFQIIGGNANGAGTMSYAANNIDKNVAGGMYNGYSPVLLRNMIFRGNSASYGGGIYNNGSAASLLNSLIIKNKAVFSGGGIYNNDISSPAIVNDLFFGNNATSGSAIYNSSSSNPQVTNTIIWKNNGDEIFNSTSTPSFAYSLISGSGGSASWNNDYGNNAGNNLDSDPFFKNEATEDFGLQFCSPALNTGNTAAWSSLGLLKDFSGSSRPLGTNVEMGPFEIPSTNLTYESPIISQPDCSIPTGSITFQASSSYGTLSYSIDEGSTYHSSPIFENLPEDDYSLKIKLTTSACEEVISLPYVTIATPMVTVSSATLSQPNCVNLLPSVYINAITTWGELEYSLDDGLSYQDNPQFTDVEPGVYPIKAKLKGSQCPVSANDVIVKTLIIYVDKTATTGANNGSTWQDAYLDLQQAIDNYSCFGTEIWVAKGTYFPTSAPDGISVNTRDRAFHVANGIKIYGGFLGSEDLLTERNPSLNETILSGDIANDDIITGIGGTLAISGNTENTYHVLAAANLTIGSIIDGFTISGGYADGSNSMNFAGTYLTGNTGGGFILANSNLILSNLLLKNNASTYGGGGIIKNNSNAIILNSIIEKNNASIMGGGIYLDGSDLTLTNTKTVGNLAKYGGVIVSVSSSNINLLNSIFIHNFANNSGGVVQSNSISGTITNCTFAKNTATNYGNSFSISASNLTFSNNILWDDGNNEISKSSGTLTFNNNIIKGSGGSNNWNNNYGIDNGNNIDSNPAFVNPEINDFSLLDCSPALDAGNNADWLTGGLLFDFDGNLRPQNSIVDMGALEGSTIATRIYVNKNAVGLNNGKTWADAFTNLQVAIDENLCGVEVWVAAETYLPLSSPDETITNSRNNAFHINNDMKIYGGFSGVETLLSERDPMVNLTVLSGDLNNDDVITGTGSSLLISNNSENTNHVIVTTNLTSVSVIDGFTIRGGNAIGNSSKRFDRIYIDENKGGGLYNSNSSPSIFNTIFEGNSANYGGGVYNYQSSPTFNKSTFIKNKVLYAGGGLYNISSSVKFDSCIFSENAASQNGGAVYNANSTGIVFENSKILNNYAASGGGILNTSVSLEITNSIIVKNSADYGGGISNSQSSIVCTNSIVSGNWVTIRGGGISNSENSNTSFINCIIWANYTRSTTYSAENEFSNYLSTPTFKNSIVKQSGGSTDWNTYYGTDLGGNLDQNPVFYDSKSGDFRIMANSPAIDAGDNTGWLATGLATDFAGNVRPQNATVDIGAYEGGEVCNSNTIFVNKAASGANNGSSWLNAYTDIQTAINANICGTAEIWVAAGDYYPLSAPDGSTLDPRDKAYYLDLDMKIYGGFAGNETNLSERNLDLNRTLLSGDVNQDDLISGRGSSLLISLNSENLYHVLITNSLTNNAEINGFEISGGNADNTSEFLYYSSGVFNKNIGAGILNQNSSPTLVNLKIKANAAEYGGGVANAENSIPKIINSLFVNNKANSGGGLYNLYSSPIIINSTFSDNFAINGDGGAMYSFSGTSSKQLSPQIMNSIIWGNGDFESIYTEVSSSPYVTSTYSNTIYRGSKGSANWISNLGIDGGSNLDADPLFTNPSNDDYSLINCSPAIDAGGASIWTSTALATDINSNPRPFNSQVDIGAFENQGLSVPFSYTAPTITQPICSFEYGKIEINATSTAGVLEYSIDNGSYYRADNTFEYLSAGNYNIKVRIKGSMCEESYAGNPVVINSISIPSFEVPDVTQPCNSSTGSIIVNVETVNSNLRYSIDDGVTYQTSNTFNGILAGDYLLKVIDQSSGCESTYDNNPVKIISSPFSAADIIYVKINATGNNDGTDWTNGYTNLQDALDINVCGAAVWLTKGTYLPTKDFHGSSTPINNQNKVFQLTQNMKIYGGFLGSETLLSERDWTANKTILSGDLNGDDVYVDYDFENLEDNAFHVLFTSNLNNTSEINGIEISGGAAFGPDYYGPLDFPQEIGGGIINLNSSPNITNTIINNNFGFYGGGIVNIDNSSAKITNSIIANNVALLGGGMLNSYSSPEIVNTTFAKNWAFSDGGAVANVDGSTSTFINCIFWNNIQDNSINEIGSDILEGGTTSNVINCITQEKSLYSLGTGILNNYNPLFVDEENNDFRLASDSPALDAGNNTLWNNTGLTTDIVGNARPLNGIVDIGAYEGGIILPCVTIVTLKSPIDNYGNGIYTKSASVTNGNINASNKITGQAKITYKANVVLLKPGFEATSGTVFKTETGGCN
- a CDS encoding 3-coathanger stack domain-containing protein, translated to MLTRTLKRIPPIRTTLKNILLAICMIWLSLIQVNATDFIARPPLFPGTDGVPVMVGEFEWSNSFCWLPYSPGNTIEEGDRVLLNETGFKITNSVLIKGRLVIQSPVIVEGVTINSPLLIVEERGSLSIGATGVLNNQSRLILRGLMTNYGDVFNSKTFTIAATGLFDNYKDLYNDVNDFSVAGTLNNNEGGLIQNQYSGNIQGTGTVTLRATSNFNYFSNQSQIPANNFNWLGGTISVYEGRTLGISSALSVPAGGLLNLDGGTLNINSGGKLTVENTALIVTEGFSATHGKVNINAYGNLIFNGTFLYDPADYNWQSDAIITITNVVKVPGINVPLGAILEVAPTGVLHLTAGRKLILNYANGLDNKGRINLSSTGSLTFNGPAHSLPNGVFDWSSEGIVIVSPSAVLYLGANDTIPTNASMTNYGKIELGTTDLVVKGKLLNFELSSPSVSTGSIYNTSIRVADGGNAEFNSYTTPGLVPFIENLKIESGGTVETEARSNYILQSKLEIPNGASFINNGILTIPVTDTLSVAAGGAFENEGTTNNDGVVENNGDLTNRLAFWNNKTFNNTGILYDFGGFVNVGTLNNPGRIGMFGTFEDRGVFNNTNEINVFDTFLLGTSDVFENGDVNIPPGSKIWVMKPFTLNKSLDFPQNAELRIISKLTIPNGVSLRNYGNLNFGSSGTGICEIKSGGNLVALSSTTALPDSAYLESGSYVTINEPAFVSRAAPWVIPNGVTLTINGYLSASNLTNHGIVNIVGKLSSSNLTNEVDGLVTLYGESELTSSLKVINKGKLDVYGTLSSNVLDNYGKIRGSGTLSGIFQNYANSEIAPGPSLGSRLNFTTKKYSSGNDYPFEMGLATYNCEIGAFADHIVTTGNAKIENAKLNLSFPEIPAAGQYLIMGYNGHTGEFANVTIPYSFCVDVVLQYEDNALYAMVSTKKDTAYVNKSATPGSASGRDWENAFLDLQPALEIGCPVNVWVAEGTYTPSKSPYGEENPTDPRDKTFYLHDGLKIFGGFIGNETDIFSRDWNLHPTILSGDFDNDDNVTGELYNLRMNNNEENAYHVVLSVNDDFFTTLDGVKVKGGNANGSGRIIVEGQDIHQSNGGGLVTASSSVVSRNTTYENNAASNSGGGVYLYAGVPTLDGVNMIKNYSGVQGGGLTIEISYATVYNCVFYGNRSLTYGGGIYTNFTPTTLYNTLFIENASTKGGAIYNYQGDPNYVNSTITKNYAAINGAIIHSNGGRFSNSICYDNQGFGIYQMLGSMKVDYSNIEGGRAGIANVDVAPYFKTDDYDGPDNVFGTADDGLQLKYCSPLIDIGTNEFTTSLDLSNAERVVADKSDIGAYENQDKKTLIVDQLVPNSSSKLARYIEGESFINAPSTVEYKAVHAVLLSPGFETQSNVVFQAKIGSECEN
- a CDS encoding LytR/AlgR family response regulator transcription factor; the encoded protein is MNSPKILKEIANETSILFIKAEQNYSVFHLENGNQLTSAYTLKHYEKHLHNNNFIRLSRSFLVKRSFVKEIDKQTNSSYAVLKNGSKILISRRRLQNVIKTGF